The following coding sequences lie in one Myxococcales bacterium genomic window:
- the cysD gene encoding sulfate adenylyltransferase subunit CysD → MTKPVAINHLSHLAQLESESIHILREAAAEFNKPVMLYSIGKDSSVMLHLAKKAFHPAPLPFPLLHIDTTWKFREMIQFRDQIQAQANMRLLVHTNREGVRQNINPFDHGSSIYTATMKTQALIQALEQHGFDCAFGGARRDEEKSRAKERIYSFRDEFQQWDPKHQRPEVWDLYNGRIRQGESVRVFPLSNWTELDVWLYAWAENLDVVPLYFAKERPVVDRNGTWIMVDDDRMRLLPNEVPQIKRVRFRTLGCYPLSGAIESDADSLPKLIEEMLLSRFSERQGRLIDTDTDGSMELKKREGYF, encoded by the coding sequence ATGACCAAGCCCGTCGCCATCAACCACCTTAGTCATCTCGCGCAGCTGGAGTCTGAAAGTATTCATATTCTGCGAGAAGCGGCTGCGGAGTTTAACAAGCCGGTGATGCTGTACTCTATCGGCAAAGACTCTTCCGTCATGTTGCATCTCGCAAAAAAGGCGTTTCATCCAGCACCGCTGCCTTTCCCGCTTCTTCACATCGATACAACTTGGAAGTTTCGCGAAATGATCCAGTTTCGCGACCAGATTCAGGCGCAAGCAAACATGCGGCTCTTGGTGCACACCAACCGGGAAGGCGTTCGACAGAATATCAATCCGTTCGACCATGGAAGTAGCATCTACACGGCGACCATGAAGACGCAGGCCCTAATTCAGGCACTGGAACAGCATGGATTCGACTGTGCCTTTGGCGGGGCGCGGCGGGACGAGGAAAAATCTCGCGCCAAAGAGCGCATTTATTCCTTTCGTGACGAGTTCCAGCAGTGGGATCCGAAGCACCAGCGTCCGGAAGTGTGGGATCTTTACAATGGACGCATTCGTCAGGGCGAGAGTGTGCGTGTGTTTCCTCTCTCCAATTGGACTGAGCTCGACGTCTGGCTGTATGCCTGGGCGGAAAACTTGGATGTCGTACCTCTGTATTTTGCCAAGGAGAGGCCTGTCGTTGACCGTAATGGCACGTGGATCATGGTGGACGATGATCGTATGCGTCTTTTGCCCAATGAGGTACCTCAGATCAAACGTGTGCGGTTTCGCACTTTGGGATGCTACCCCCTATCCGGAGCCATTGAATCGGATGCCGATAGCCTTCCCAAGCTCATAGAAGAAATGCTTCTGAGTCGTTTCTCCGAGCGTCAAGGTCGATTGATCGACACGGACACCGATGGCTCCATGGAGCTAAAAAAACGAGAAGGCTATTTCTAA
- the ruvX gene encoding Holliday junction resolvase RuvX produces MRFLGIDWGSKRVGLAVADHDTFAVPLKTLTRGNGIMEALSKEIDVEEIDECVMGLPLNMDGTEGPAALRVRHAAEALRAACQKPVCLWDEWLSSFEAEQRLSQAGLSIPKKRAAVDQLAAAVILQSFLDARTP; encoded by the coding sequence GTGAGATTCTTAGGTATCGACTGGGGAAGCAAGCGGGTGGGCTTGGCCGTGGCTGACCACGACACCTTTGCTGTTCCTCTAAAGACGCTAACGCGGGGGAACGGCATTATGGAAGCACTCTCAAAGGAGATCGATGTCGAAGAGATCGACGAATGTGTTATGGGCCTGCCACTCAACATGGACGGAACAGAAGGACCTGCAGCTCTGCGCGTGCGACATGCCGCTGAGGCGCTAAGAGCCGCATGTCAGAAACCCGTGTGCCTGTGGGATGAGTGGCTTAGCAGCTTTGAGGCGGAGCAGCGGCTGTCACAAGCCGGCCTATCGATCCCAAAGAAGCGAGCCGCTGTAGATCAGTTGGCCGCCGCTGTTATTTTGCAGAGCTTCTTAGATGCCCGCACGCCGTAG
- a CDS encoding dihydroneopterin aldolase produces the protein MTRQMLCSEAEKEAVVKIPAGTLLCRLMLRATIHISDVELDALVGVFTPERHQMQPLRVDAELDVDVSKAALQERLSLTVDYVGAQQLMLFVLEHCRFRLLETAARVLATLLLAKPDPCEERGIAERLRLRLTKPGALDGRGVPSVMLETKAMDVPLAPAVTALGQQQWAYHGKDAHIYRYVLEKGSILELDNPRHSVMVLTEGVSSSTDELPPHTVLIGNPEFPTRIEVTRARAVVLAIDRHYDDPRHQSQRTDRSRRPSLFPPF, from the coding sequence GTGACGCGGCAAATGCTGTGCTCCGAAGCCGAAAAGGAAGCAGTTGTGAAAATTCCCGCCGGCACGTTACTCTGTCGGTTAATGCTGCGGGCCACCATTCATATTTCAGACGTGGAACTGGATGCGCTGGTGGGCGTGTTCACCCCCGAGCGTCATCAGATGCAGCCGTTGCGTGTAGATGCGGAACTCGACGTTGATGTGTCCAAGGCAGCACTACAAGAGAGGCTTTCTCTCACCGTTGATTATGTCGGAGCGCAACAGCTCATGTTGTTTGTCCTTGAGCATTGTCGGTTTCGGCTCTTAGAAACCGCCGCGAGAGTGCTGGCTACGCTTCTGCTTGCCAAGCCCGATCCGTGCGAGGAGCGGGGGATCGCAGAGCGATTGCGGCTCCGATTGACCAAGCCCGGTGCACTCGATGGCCGCGGTGTGCCCTCCGTGATGCTGGAGACTAAGGCAATGGATGTACCTCTGGCGCCCGCGGTAACGGCGCTGGGGCAACAACAGTGGGCATATCATGGTAAAGACGCGCACATATACCGTTACGTGTTGGAAAAGGGGAGCATATTGGAGCTCGACAACCCAAGACATTCAGTGATGGTGCTTACCGAGGGCGTATCCAGCAGTACCGACGAACTCCCGCCCCACACGGTATTGATAGGGAATCCAGAGTTTCCCACCCGCATTGAGGTCACACGCGCCCGCGCGGTCGTACTTGCGATTGATCGTCATTACGACGATCCTCGCCATCAATCGCAGCGCACAGACCGGTCACGACGTCCATCGCTATTCCCGCCGTTCTAA
- a CDS encoding adenylyl-sulfate kinase: MADTPSENRLDAYLMPYLNKDLLRFVAVGSVDDGKSTLIGRLLHDSGMLTDDQLSAVRQASALEGEEIDFSLFTDGLKAEREQGITIDVAYRYFSTGKRKFILADTPGHCQYTRNMVTGASTAHVALIVIDARLGVLQQSRRHATIASMLGIPHLAVCINKMDLVGYDQQVYTRILSEFSVFLAGLHFSEVQFFPISALKGDNIIARSAQMPWYEGEAVLGYMENVPLATEQNLCSFRFPVQTVIRPHLDYRGFAGKIVSGSIKKGDRVVALPSGQKSTILAIDTFGGTIPEAFCQQSVALRLEDEIDISRGDMLVKPEDLPCVGRRFEAMMVWMDETSLDMDKTYLIKHTTQTVRVQVEQVHWKKDMDTWSDVDTDTLSLNDIGRVALSCHRALFFDAYSSNRSTGAFILIDSLTNNTVAAGMMVGNGGQTLNEALRELRAGSGLKPQTQISPRERMGRLGQRGATVWLTGLPGSGRWSLAYGLERRLFDLGRTATVVKPVGEDLRSMISAANAVSDAGLIAICAFPTYTKHARSEVRERVGDTRFIEVYVNTDEALCRERRPDANFNGFEPPLQPDVTVALDRTRLDNAIELVVQALESRNQFQASDESGLERRE; encoded by the coding sequence ATGGCAGATACGCCGTCGGAGAATCGGCTTGATGCGTATCTCATGCCGTACCTTAATAAGGATCTACTCCGTTTCGTTGCGGTCGGATCGGTAGACGATGGAAAGTCGACCTTGATCGGGAGGCTGTTGCACGATAGCGGGATGCTCACTGATGACCAGCTGAGCGCCGTGAGACAAGCTAGCGCGCTTGAAGGAGAAGAAATTGACTTCTCCCTCTTTACCGATGGCTTAAAGGCCGAACGAGAGCAGGGAATCACGATCGACGTCGCCTATCGCTATTTCTCCACCGGGAAGCGTAAGTTCATACTGGCGGATACGCCCGGCCACTGCCAATACACCCGCAACATGGTCACAGGCGCCTCCACCGCTCATGTGGCCTTGATCGTCATCGATGCGCGGCTTGGTGTGCTACAGCAATCCCGACGCCACGCCACTATTGCGTCTATGTTGGGCATTCCTCATTTGGCCGTTTGCATCAATAAAATGGATCTGGTGGGATATGATCAGCAGGTCTACACGCGCATACTTTCGGAGTTTTCAGTCTTTTTGGCTGGCCTACATTTCAGTGAAGTGCAGTTTTTTCCGATCAGCGCGCTAAAGGGAGACAACATCATCGCGCGCAGCGCTCAGATGCCCTGGTACGAAGGCGAAGCCGTCCTAGGCTACATGGAAAATGTGCCGCTGGCGACCGAACAAAACCTCTGCAGCTTTCGGTTCCCCGTACAAACTGTGATCAGACCCCATCTCGACTATCGAGGGTTCGCAGGGAAGATCGTCTCAGGGTCAATAAAAAAGGGCGACCGCGTTGTGGCACTCCCCTCGGGACAAAAATCGACCATTCTTGCCATTGATACATTTGGAGGGACTATCCCAGAAGCCTTTTGTCAGCAGTCTGTCGCGCTGCGGCTGGAGGACGAAATCGATATTAGTCGCGGGGATATGTTAGTTAAGCCTGAGGATCTGCCGTGCGTCGGACGTCGTTTTGAGGCGATGATGGTATGGATGGACGAAACATCCCTTGATATGGATAAGACCTACCTCATCAAACACACGACCCAAACCGTGCGAGTTCAAGTCGAGCAGGTGCATTGGAAAAAAGACATGGACACTTGGTCGGACGTGGATACCGACACCCTTTCGCTGAACGACATTGGGCGCGTCGCTCTTTCGTGCCATCGCGCGCTGTTTTTTGACGCTTACTCGTCAAATCGAAGCACAGGCGCTTTCATCCTCATCGATTCGCTTACCAACAACACGGTGGCGGCTGGAATGATGGTCGGCAATGGCGGCCAAACCTTAAACGAAGCATTAAGAGAACTGCGTGCAGGCTCGGGCCTTAAGCCGCAGACGCAAATCAGCCCGCGCGAACGGATGGGGCGATTGGGGCAAAGAGGCGCCACGGTCTGGCTGACAGGACTGCCGGGTTCTGGACGGTGGTCTTTGGCATATGGCCTTGAGCGAAGGCTTTTTGATCTCGGACGCACAGCCACCGTGGTCAAGCCTGTCGGTGAAGATCTGCGCTCAATGATTTCCGCCGCCAACGCCGTCTCGGACGCTGGCCTCATCGCCATTTGCGCCTTTCCCACTTACACCAAACATGCGCGATCCGAGGTACGCGAACGCGTAGGGGATACTCGCTTCATCGAGGTTTACGTCAACACCGACGAGGCACTTTGTCGAGAGCGCCGTCCAGATGCTAATTTCAACGGATTTGAGCCGCCCCTACAGCCCGACGTCACCGTGGCGCTTGACCGAACGCGTTTGGATAATGCCATTGAGCTCGTTGTCCAAGCCCTGGAAAGCAGAAATCAGTTTCAGGCTTCTGATGAGAGCGGGTTAGAACGGCGGGAATAG